A window of the Verminephrobacter eiseniae EF01-2 genome harbors these coding sequences:
- a CDS encoding N-6 DNA methylase — MTNKADLSTTLRTLRAKLALTQEQLAERLGVSFATVNRWEGGQSRPQRAQAEAIAALVREAGTGEGAGDAGSDAETAPIAPRRARRAGSDAPTTKPMEQMLWDAACSIRGEKDAAKFKDYLLPLLFLKRLSDVFDDEIARLAEAYGDRATALEITEFDHGLLRFYLPPEARWAVLSGRETYEWPLDAQGRSTAPRDIGDHLTRAVRAVVKHSPTLASVIDMVDFAAERNGERDINPAKLRGVVETFSDPRYRLGLADVQPDFLGRAYEYLLRKFAEGSGQSAGEFFTPTEVGFLMAHILRPRPGETCHDYACGSAGLLIKLQLVARELDPTSRVPLQLSGQELQAESYAVAQMNAIIHDMEVTLARGDTMINPKFREANGKLRRHDVVVANPMWNQPFAPDLFANDPFDRFRTAGGVTSGKGDWAWLQHTLACLAADGRAAVVLDTGAVTRGSGSKNEDKERNIRKWFVDKDTIDGVILLPENLFYNTTAAGVIVVLNKRKSTARKGKITLLNASKHFRKGRPKNYLPEEDIKPLAAMYLKGEAVEGEVAVITTQQAEEADYNLSPSKWVGQNGSAEVGSIPTLIQQLEQLNAQDLGLTTDLLKLLRPLSKTEDA; from the coding sequence CTCCTTCGCCACCGTCAACCGCTGGGAAGGCGGGCAATCCAGGCCGCAGCGGGCGCAGGCCGAAGCCATCGCCGCACTGGTGCGCGAGGCGGGCACCGGGGAAGGTGCGGGCGACGCAGGCAGCGATGCCGAAACCGCCCCCATCGCGCCGCGCCGCGCCCGTCGCGCCGGTTCCGATGCGCCCACCACCAAGCCGATGGAACAGATGCTCTGGGACGCCGCCTGCTCCATCCGGGGCGAGAAGGACGCCGCCAAGTTCAAGGACTACCTGCTGCCGCTGCTGTTCCTGAAGCGCCTCTCGGACGTGTTCGACGACGAAATCGCGCGGCTAGCCGAGGCGTATGGCGACCGCGCCACGGCGCTGGAAATCACCGAATTCGACCACGGTCTGCTGCGCTTCTACCTGCCGCCCGAAGCCCGCTGGGCCGTCCTCAGCGGGCGCGAAACCTACGAATGGCCGCTGGACGCGCAAGGCCGCAGTACCGCCCCGCGCGACATCGGCGACCACCTCACCCGCGCCGTGCGCGCCGTGGTCAAACACAGCCCTACGCTTGCCAGCGTCATCGACATGGTGGACTTCGCCGCCGAACGCAACGGCGAGCGCGACATCAACCCCGCCAAGCTGCGCGGCGTGGTCGAAACCTTCTCCGACCCGCGCTATCGCCTGGGCCTGGCCGACGTGCAGCCCGACTTCCTGGGCCGCGCCTACGAATACCTGCTGCGCAAGTTCGCCGAAGGCTCCGGCCAGAGCGCGGGCGAGTTCTTCACGCCAACCGAAGTGGGTTTCCTGATGGCGCACATCCTGCGCCCGCGCCCCGGCGAAACCTGCCACGACTACGCCTGCGGCTCGGCGGGCCTGCTCATCAAGCTGCAACTGGTCGCGCGCGAACTCGACCCCACCAGCCGCGTGCCGCTGCAACTCAGCGGCCAGGAATTGCAGGCCGAAAGCTACGCCGTGGCGCAGATGAACGCCATCATCCACGACATGGAAGTCACGCTGGCGCGCGGCGACACCATGATCAACCCCAAGTTTCGCGAGGCCAACGGCAAGCTGCGCAGGCACGACGTGGTGGTGGCCAACCCGATGTGGAACCAGCCCTTCGCCCCCGACCTGTTCGCCAACGACCCGTTCGACCGCTTCCGCACCGCAGGCGGTGTCACCAGTGGCAAGGGCGATTGGGCCTGGTTGCAGCACACGCTGGCCTGTCTTGCCGCCGATGGCCGCGCGGCGGTGGTGCTGGACACCGGCGCGGTGACGCGCGGCTCCGGCAGCAAGAACGAGGACAAGGAACGCAACATCCGCAAGTGGTTCGTGGACAAGGACACCATCGACGGCGTGATCCTGCTGCCGGAAAACCTGTTCTACAACACCACGGCGGCGGGCGTGATCGTGGTGCTGAACAAGCGCAAGTCCACGGCACGCAAGGGCAAGATCACGCTGCTCAATGCCAGCAAGCACTTCCGCAAGGGCAGGCCGAAGAACTATCTGCCGGAGGAAGACATCAAGCCGCTGGCGGCGATGTACTTGAAGGGCGAGGCGGTGGAGGGTGAAGTCGCGGTCATCACGACGCAGCAGGCGGAGGAGGCGGATTACAACCTGAGTCCGAGCAAATGGGTCGGGCAGAACGGCAGCGCGGAGGTTGGTTCGATTCCAACGCTGATTCAGCAACTCGAACAACTCAATGCCCAAGACCTTGGTTTGACGACTGATTTGCTGAAACTGCTGCGCCCGCTGTCCAAGACGGAGGACGCATGA
- a CDS encoding restriction endonuclease subunit S: MSEAWASAAVADCLVPVSAAGKSKVQARDYKPSGRFPVIDQGQEQIAGWTDDESAVIDAPLPLVVFGDHTRAFKFLDLPFARGADGTQLLRPKADIDPLFFFYACRAIDLPARGYNRHFTVLKEKEMSYPLDEAEQKAAAGVLRKTESALQQQAAVLDNLQELKRAAMRELFTRGLRGEAQKETEIGLVPESWVEVVFAELGEIVTGTTPPTKDRDYYDDGTIPFISPGDIDHGFPIASTQKHITDSGLAVSRALPAGTTCVVCIGSTIGKVGRTTVVSSATNQQINAIVPGVGYDPNYLSHLLTYRADIVRNAASPSPVPILSKGTFEKLMLFTSTNPDEQTEIAAILDTLDRKIALHRQKRAVLEELFKSLLHKLMTGAIRVADLDLSALTPTQATEATA, translated from the coding sequence ATGAGCGAAGCATGGGCCAGCGCCGCTGTCGCCGATTGCCTTGTTCCTGTTTCCGCTGCGGGCAAGAGCAAGGTTCAGGCGCGCGATTACAAACCGTCCGGTCGTTTCCCCGTCATCGACCAGGGACAAGAACAAATCGCAGGCTGGACGGATGACGAAAGCGCCGTCATTGACGCGCCCTTGCCGCTGGTCGTATTCGGCGACCACACGCGCGCCTTCAAGTTTCTCGACCTGCCGTTTGCACGCGGCGCGGACGGCACGCAACTGTTGCGGCCCAAGGCGGACATCGACCCGCTGTTCTTCTTCTACGCTTGCCGCGCCATCGACCTGCCCGCGCGGGGCTACAACCGGCACTTCACCGTCCTGAAGGAAAAGGAAATGTCCTACCCGCTGGATGAAGCCGAGCAGAAAGCGGCTGCTGGTGTTCTTCGCAAGACAGAATCGGCGCTGCAACAACAGGCGGCGGTGCTCGATAACCTGCAAGAACTAAAACGCGCCGCCATGCGCGAACTGTTCACGCGCGGCCTGCGCGGCGAGGCGCAGAAGGAAACCGAAATCGGGCTGGTGCCGGAGAGTTGGGTCGAGGTTGTTTTTGCCGAATTGGGTGAAATCGTCACAGGCACGACGCCGCCGACGAAAGATCGCGACTACTACGACGATGGAACGATTCCTTTCATCTCGCCGGGCGACATAGACCACGGGTTCCCGATTGCGTCAACCCAGAAGCACATCACCGATTCGGGATTGGCAGTTTCGCGGGCGCTTCCCGCAGGGACAACCTGCGTGGTGTGCATTGGCTCGACCATCGGCAAGGTCGGGCGCACCACGGTGGTATCCAGTGCCACCAATCAACAAATCAACGCCATCGTTCCGGGCGTGGGCTATGACCCGAACTACCTTTCGCACTTACTCACTTACCGCGCGGACATCGTGCGCAATGCGGCTTCACCCAGTCCAGTTCCAATTCTGAGCAAAGGCACATTCGAGAAGCTCATGCTGTTCACCTCGACGAATCCCGATGAACAGACGGAGATTGCCGCCATCCTCGACACCCTCGACCGCAAGATCGCCCTGCACCGGCAAAAGCGCGCGGTGCTGGAAGAACTCTTCAAGTCCCTGCTGCACAAGCTGATGACCGGCGCCATCCGCGTCGCCGACCTCGACCTGTCGGCGCTGACTCCGACGCAAGCTACGGAGGCCACCGCATGA
- a CDS encoding virulence RhuM family protein: protein MKQEGKPAPDAPGELVIYPGKDGRLCVQARLAVDTLWLTQKQMAELFGVQAPAVSKHLKNIFETGELAEAAVVSILESTAADGKAYATRFYSLDAVIAVGYRVNSVLATHFRIWATQVLREYIVKGFALDDKRLKNPPVAGSSAPDHFAELLERVRDIRASERRMYLRVREVFTLAADYQPSLPETTRFFQVMQNKLHYAVTGLTAPEIVASRINHLLPNAGLSTWAGEEVRKSDVTIAKNYLQESEIRELNRIVTMWLDFAEDQAERRKQVFMADWETRLDDFLRFNDRKVLPDAGKRTRKEADAIAHAEFEKFAERRRAEKESSGSVENIRALESAAKLLESAKPRQTRKKKGE from the coding sequence ATGAAGCAGGAAGGCAAGCCCGCACCCGACGCGCCGGGCGAACTGGTCATCTACCCCGGCAAGGATGGCCGCCTGTGCGTGCAGGCCCGCTTGGCGGTGGATACCCTGTGGCTGACCCAGAAGCAGATGGCCGAGTTGTTCGGCGTGCAAGCTCCGGCCGTCAGCAAGCACCTGAAGAACATCTTCGAGACTGGGGAACTGGCCGAGGCGGCAGTTGTTTCCATTTTGGAAAGCACTGCCGCCGACGGCAAGGCCTACGCCACGCGCTTCTACAGCCTGGACGCGGTGATTGCCGTGGGCTACCGCGTGAACTCGGTGCTGGCGACGCACTTCCGCATCTGGGCCACCCAGGTGCTGCGCGAATACATCGTCAAGGGTTTCGCGCTGGACGACAAGCGCCTGAAGAACCCGCCGGTGGCTGGCTCCAGCGCGCCCGACCATTTCGCCGAACTGCTGGAGCGGGTGCGCGACATCCGCGCCAGCGAGCGCCGCATGTATCTGCGCGTGCGCGAGGTGTTCACGCTGGCGGCGGATTACCAGCCCTCGCTGCCGGAAACCACGCGCTTCTTCCAGGTGATGCAGAACAAACTGCACTACGCCGTCACCGGCCTGACCGCGCCGGAGATTGTCGCCAGTCGCATCAATCATCTGCTGCCGAATGCGGGCCTGAGCACCTGGGCGGGCGAGGAAGTGCGCAAGAGCGACGTGACCATCGCCAAGAACTACTTGCAGGAAAGCGAAATCCGCGAGTTGAACCGCATCGTCACCATGTGGCTGGATTTCGCCGAGGATCAGGCCGAACGCCGCAAACAGGTGTTCATGGCCGATTGGGAAACCCGGCTGGACGACTTTCTGCGCTTCAACGACCGCAAGGTATTGCCCGACGCGGGCAAGCGAACGCGCAAGGAGGCCGACGCCATCGCCCATGCCGAATTCGAGAAATTTGCCGAACGCCGCCGCGCGGAAAAGGAAAGCAGCGGCTCGGTGGAGAACATCCGCGCGTTGGAGTCGGCAGCCAAACTGCTGGAATCCGCCAAGCCGCGACAGACGCGCAAGAAGAAAGGGGAGTGA
- a CDS encoding type I restriction endonuclease subunit R, with amino-acid sequence MSKPLKISEAGTVQFPMVRHAAEIGWTTITPDDARAKRGGDAGTFFRDVLEAKLAAFNPWLTADAIRSIVETLDALPPGIEGNRELLGWLRGERQWYDEAEKRHRAVTLIDFDHPAENAFHVTWEWKIKPPARPKGNRADVMFVVNGVPVVIVEHKNPKDGDAIERAIKQLRRYEMETPELLATAQLFNVTHLLDYWYGVTWNATRRDMARWKQAPEESYRFAVQAFFEPTEFLRTLQHWILFYVQDGETRKSVLRQHQRRAIDAILARCADPAKTRGLVWHTQGSGKTFTLLTAARQILEDKARFKNATVLLVVDRTELEGQLKGWVERLLGEMQAQDIAVKRASNKAELQALLDADFRGLIISMIHKFDEVKKDSCTRDNVYVFIDEAHRSVAKDLGTYLMAALPKSTIIGFTGTPISRSAQGEGTFKIFGTQDEHGYLDKYSIAESITDETTLPIKHMMAPSEMTVPAERLDKEFFALAESEGVSDVEELNKVLDRAVGLRTFLTADERIEKVAAFVAEHFKENVLPLGYKAFVVAVNREACAKYKQALDKLLPPEWTVPVYTQNAADAIDRPLVAKLQLSDEAEEQARLMFKKPAENPKILIVTDKLLTGYDAPLLYCLYLDKPMRDHVLLQSIARVNRPYVDANGVRKRVGLVLDFVGVLRELKKALTFDSSDVGGVIEDLDVLLQDFLQRIAQAKQEYLEADAEGAPDERLEKLVFGRFLTPEARKTFFEAYKEIEALWEILSPTPELRDHIASYKQLSQLYAAVRNAYAEKVGFVADLAYKTRRLIEESAEQQGLGRLTKSVTFDVATLQSLRGDKGSDEGKVFNLVRGLQQEIDQDAAAAPVLQPLKDRAERILKDLEERKTTGLAAMDQLAALAAEKEAAMKAARDSGLSARAFGVFWVLREDAAVKAASLDAMALAKDIEELLGRFPNAAVNPDERRRLRAAIYKPLLGLPPEERTRAVDLVFKMLLVEADE; translated from the coding sequence ATGAGCAAACCCCTGAAAATCAGCGAAGCGGGCACCGTGCAGTTCCCGATGGTGCGCCACGCGGCGGAAATCGGCTGGACGACCATCACGCCCGACGATGCCCGCGCCAAGCGCGGCGGCGATGCGGGCACGTTCTTCCGCGACGTGCTGGAAGCCAAGCTCGCGGCCTTCAACCCGTGGCTGACGGCGGATGCCATCCGCTCCATCGTGGAAACGCTGGACGCGCTGCCGCCCGGCATCGAAGGCAACCGCGAACTGCTGGGCTGGCTGCGCGGCGAACGCCAGTGGTACGACGAGGCGGAAAAGCGCCACCGAGCGGTGACGCTGATCGACTTCGATCACCCGGCGGAAAACGCCTTCCACGTCACTTGGGAATGGAAGATCAAACCGCCCGCGCGGCCCAAGGGCAACCGCGCCGACGTGATGTTCGTGGTCAACGGCGTGCCGGTGGTCATCGTCGAGCACAAGAATCCGAAGGACGGCGACGCCATCGAGCGCGCTATCAAGCAACTGCGCCGCTACGAAATGGAAACACCGGAACTGCTGGCGACTGCGCAGTTGTTCAACGTCACCCATCTGCTCGATTACTGGTACGGCGTGACCTGGAACGCCACCCGCCGCGACATGGCGCGCTGGAAGCAGGCCCCGGAGGAAAGTTACCGCTTCGCGGTGCAGGCCTTCTTTGAGCCGACCGAGTTCCTGCGCACCTTGCAGCACTGGATTCTGTTCTACGTGCAGGACGGCGAAACGCGCAAATCCGTGCTGCGCCAGCACCAGCGCCGTGCCATCGACGCCATCCTTGCACGCTGCGCCGACCCGGCCAAGACGCGCGGGCTGGTCTGGCATACACAGGGTTCGGGCAAGACCTTCACCCTGCTCACCGCCGCGCGGCAGATTCTGGAAGACAAGGCGCGTTTCAAGAATGCCACCGTGCTGCTGGTGGTGGACCGTACCGAACTCGAAGGCCAGTTGAAGGGCTGGGTCGAGCGCCTGCTGGGCGAGATGCAGGCGCAGGACATCGCGGTCAAGCGCGCCAGCAACAAGGCCGAACTGCAAGCCCTGCTGGACGCGGATTTTCGCGGCCTCATCATCTCGATGATCCACAAGTTCGACGAGGTGAAGAAAGACAGTTGCACGCGTGACAACGTCTATGTGTTCATCGACGAGGCGCACCGCTCGGTGGCGAAAGACTTGGGCACCTACCTGATGGCGGCATTGCCCAAGTCCACCATCATCGGCTTTACTGGCACGCCGATTTCGCGCAGCGCGCAGGGCGAAGGCACGTTCAAGATTTTCGGCACGCAGGACGAACACGGCTATCTCGACAAGTATTCGATTGCCGAAAGCATCACCGACGAAACCACGCTGCCCATCAAGCACATGATGGCCCCCAGCGAAATGACCGTGCCTGCCGAACGGCTGGACAAGGAATTCTTCGCGCTGGCGGAAAGCGAAGGCGTCAGCGACGTGGAGGAACTCAACAAGGTGCTCGACCGCGCCGTGGGCCTGCGCACCTTCCTCACCGCCGACGAGCGCATCGAGAAGGTGGCGGCTTTCGTCGCCGAACACTTTAAGGAAAACGTGCTACCGCTGGGCTACAAGGCGTTTGTCGTGGCGGTGAACCGCGAAGCCTGCGCCAAGTACAAACAGGCGCTGGACAAGCTGCTGCCGCCGGAATGGACGGTGCCGGTCTATACGCAGAACGCGGCGGATGCGATTGATCGCCCGCTGGTGGCGAAGCTACAGCTTTCCGACGAGGCCGAGGAACAGGCGCGGCTGATGTTCAAGAAGCCCGCCGAAAATCCGAAGATTCTGATCGTCACCGACAAGCTGCTCACCGGCTACGACGCACCGCTGCTGTATTGCCTCTACCTCGACAAGCCGATGCGCGACCATGTGCTGCTGCAATCCATCGCGCGCGTGAACCGGCCTTATGTGGATGCCAACGGCGTGCGCAAGCGCGTCGGGCTGGTGCTGGATTTCGTCGGCGTGCTGCGCGAATTGAAGAAGGCGTTGACCTTCGACTCCAGCGACGTGGGCGGCGTGATCGAGGACTTGGACGTGCTGTTGCAGGATTTTCTGCAACGCATTGCGCAGGCGAAACAGGAATACCTTGAGGCCGATGCGGAGGGTGCGCCGGACGAGCGGCTGGAAAAGCTGGTGTTCGGTCGCTTCCTGACACCGGAAGCGCGCAAGACCTTCTTCGAGGCGTACAAGGAAATCGAAGCGTTGTGGGAAATCCTCTCGCCCACGCCGGAACTGCGCGACCACATCGCCAGCTACAAGCAGTTGAGCCAGCTTTACGCGGCGGTGCGCAACGCCTATGCGGAGAAGGTCGGCTTCGTCGCCGATCTGGCCTACAAGACCCGGCGGCTGATCGAGGAAAGCGCCGAGCAGCAAGGCTTGGGACGGTTGACCAAGAGCGTGACATTCGACGTGGCGACCCTGCAATCGTTGCGCGGCGACAAGGGTTCGGACGAAGGCAAGGTGTTCAACCTCGTGCGCGGCTTGCAGCAGGAGATCGACCAGGACGCCGCCGCCGCGCCCGTGTTGCAGCCACTGAAAGACCGGGCCGAGCGCATCCTGAAGGATTTGGAGGAACGCAAGACCACGGGCCTGGCCGCGATGGATCAATTGGCGGCGCTGGCGGCGGAGAAAGAAGCCGCGATGAAGGCGGCACGCGACAGCGGCCTGTCGGCACGCGCGTTCGGCGTGTTCTGGGTGCTGCGCGAGGATGCAGCGGTGAAGGCCGCAAGCCTCGATGCAATGGCGCTGGCGAAGGACATCGAGGAACTGCTGGGCCGCTTCCCCAATGCCGCGGTCAACCCCGACGAACGACGGCGACTGCGCGCGGCCATCTACAAGCCCTTGCTCGGCCTGCCGCCAGAAGAACGCACCCGCGCCGTCGATCTGGTGTTCAAGATGCTTCTGGTGGAGGCGGATGAATGA
- a CDS encoding M48 metallopeptidase family protein, with amino-acid sequence MKSSLYPAQDLRRRTLAWALKLKVNPRVVRVQTMRRKWGSCSLAGTVTLASDLLDQESCFQDYVIVHELLHLRYTTHGRVFKALMSAHVPGWQTMEARRMQAT; translated from the coding sequence ATGAAATCCTCCCTCTATCCCGCGCAAGACCTGCGCCGCCGCACGCTGGCCTGGGCGCTGAAGCTCAAGGTCAACCCGCGCGTGGTGCGCGTGCAGACGATGCGCCGCAAATGGGGTTCGTGTTCCTTGGCAGGTACAGTCACGCTGGCCAGCGACCTGCTCGATCAGGAATCGTGCTTTCAGGATTACGTGATCGTCCACGAACTGCTGCACCTGCGCTACACCACCCACGGGCGCGTGTTCAAGGCGCTGATGAGCGCGCATGTGCCGGGGTGGCAGACAATGGAAGCGCGGCGGATGCAAGCGACTTGA
- a CDS encoding ComEC/Rec2 family competence protein has protein sequence MDIEIFDVEHGGCSLVTADNNRRILVDCGHNTSTNWRPSQALPARGIQYIDRLIVSNYDRDHVSDLPGVLTNIGVSVLSRNPSVWPNLLYAMKAENGIDPGIRTLAYMAGTYYTQDLPAPQDFGALQISYFWNVYPEFTDENNLSLVTILRYHDLGIIFPGDIEKAGWLNLLRLPNFRTALAGVNIFVASHHGRENGYCADVFNWCSPEVVVFSDGAVIHETQKTANLYRQHAKGIAFFDGVTRHVLTTRRHGGIRFRQTGWGGGHVCINKR, from the coding sequence ATGGATATTGAAATCTTCGACGTTGAGCATGGTGGATGCTCTTTGGTCACTGCGGACAACAATCGCAGGATTCTGGTTGATTGCGGGCACAACACGTCGACGAACTGGCGTCCCTCGCAGGCTCTGCCTGCGCGTGGCATTCAGTACATCGACCGCCTGATCGTCAGCAACTACGACCGCGACCACGTCAGCGATTTGCCCGGCGTGCTCACCAACATTGGTGTATCTGTTCTCAGCCGCAACCCATCCGTTTGGCCGAACCTGTTGTATGCCATGAAAGCAGAGAACGGGATAGATCCGGGCATCCGCACTTTGGCGTACATGGCAGGCACCTATTACACGCAAGACCTGCCCGCTCCGCAGGATTTCGGTGCTCTCCAGATTTCGTATTTTTGGAACGTCTACCCGGAATTCACCGATGAAAACAACCTGAGCTTGGTCACGATTCTGCGTTATCACGATTTAGGGATCATTTTCCCGGGCGACATCGAGAAGGCTGGCTGGCTCAATCTGCTCCGGTTGCCAAACTTCCGCACCGCGCTGGCTGGCGTCAACATCTTCGTGGCGTCACATCACGGGCGCGAAAATGGCTACTGCGCCGACGTTTTCAATTGGTGCAGTCCTGAAGTCGTCGTGTTCTCCGATGGCGCAGTTATTCATGAGACACAGAAAACGGCGAACTTGTATCGGCAGCATGCGAAAGGCATCGCATTCTTCGATGGGGTGACACGCCATGTGCTTACCACACGCCGTCACGGTGGGATTCGCTTTCGCCAGACGGGATGGGGCGGGGGGCACGTTTGTATAAACAAAAGATAG
- a CDS encoding ComEC/Rec2 family competence protein, protein MLKVHFLNVGHGDCTVIEHPSGRITVIDINNGSELDPFTEAELLSRYRVDGRQAAIYHSVGQLLEQAGYGIELTNPIDFLTMRFHGKSIWRYVQTHPDMDHMRGISVLDRQFSINNIWDVEHSKCITDFFRDSDRDDWAAYQRLRSGQNGTKVMNLMRGHTGKYWCEGDSPMDIGDGIEILAPTPQLLRDAGDNSNCMSYVLRLTYAGIKIILGGDADEAVWEDIYAHYEYDLKCHVLKASHHGRDSGYHRPSVKAMAPQYTIVSVGKKPETDASNKYRQYSSNGVLSTRWCGNITLTVNPDGSGNLNEKYQLKNTNASA, encoded by the coding sequence ATGCTGAAAGTTCATTTTCTCAACGTGGGGCACGGTGACTGCACGGTCATCGAGCATCCCTCTGGGCGCATCACCGTCATCGACATCAACAACGGCAGTGAGCTTGACCCGTTCACGGAAGCAGAGCTGTTGTCGCGTTATCGCGTTGATGGGAGACAGGCTGCCATCTATCACAGCGTCGGGCAGCTTCTGGAGCAGGCAGGGTACGGCATCGAACTTACCAATCCCATCGATTTTCTGACGATGCGGTTTCACGGGAAATCGATCTGGCGCTATGTCCAGACGCACCCGGACATGGATCACATGCGCGGCATCTCGGTACTGGATCGGCAGTTCAGCATCAACAACATTTGGGATGTCGAACACTCGAAATGCATCACGGATTTCTTTCGCGATTCCGACCGCGATGATTGGGCGGCGTACCAGCGGCTGCGCTCGGGGCAGAACGGCACGAAAGTCATGAACCTGATGCGCGGCCATACCGGGAAATACTGGTGCGAAGGAGATTCGCCGATGGATATTGGGGATGGCATCGAAATTCTGGCTCCGACACCGCAACTGCTCCGTGATGCTGGTGACAATTCCAACTGCATGAGCTACGTCCTGCGACTGACTTACGCTGGCATCAAGATCATCCTCGGCGGTGACGCCGACGAGGCAGTATGGGAGGATATCTACGCGCACTATGAGTATGACTTGAAGTGTCACGTCCTTAAGGCCAGCCATCATGGTCGTGACAGCGGTTATCACCGACCCTCGGTCAAGGCGATGGCTCCGCAATACACCATCGTTTCCGTTGGCAAAAAGCCTGAAACCGACGCCAGCAACAAATATCGGCAGTATTCTAGTAATGGAGTTTTGTCAACGCGGTGGTGCGGCAACATCACATTGACAGTGAATCCGGATGGTTCCGGTAATTTGAATGAGAAATACCAACTGAAGAACACCAATGCGTCAGCTTGA
- the hemH gene encoding ferrochelatase: protein MFSPFAPEPPYTHGQAERTAVLLCNLGTPDAPTAPAVRRYLAQFLSDRRVVEIPKLLWLPLLHGLILRTRPARSAAQYASIWSAAGSPLALWTARQAGLLRDDLDAAGHRVLVRHAMRYGNPSIASQLDALKAEGATRILILPLYPQYSATTTASVFDAVYRWAARIRRLPELRFVNRYHDHPDYIAALAHSVQTHWQQHGRPEQLVLSFHGLPERSRQLGDPYHCEVRKTARLLAERLGLGQERYRVSFQSRFGNARWLQPYTRPTVEALGQAGLRRVDLVCPGFTSDCRETLEEIDIEVRAAFLQAGGKEFHYIRCLNDSPQWITALACVARQHLAGWPTQPAAAAALAEARNHALAGGAPAGSRATGP from the coding sequence ATGTTTTCCCCCTTTGCCCCAGAACCCCCCTACACCCATGGCCAGGCCGAACGCACTGCGGTACTGCTGTGCAACCTGGGCACGCCCGATGCCCCCACGGCCCCTGCGGTGCGCCGCTATCTGGCGCAGTTCCTGAGCGACCGGCGCGTGGTCGAAATCCCGAAACTGCTGTGGTTGCCGCTGCTGCACGGCCTCATCTTGCGCACGCGCCCGGCCCGATCGGCCGCCCAATACGCCAGCATATGGAGCGCCGCCGGCTCGCCGCTGGCGCTGTGGACGGCCAGGCAGGCCGGGCTGCTGCGCGACGATCTGGATGCCGCCGGCCACCGGGTGCTGGTGCGCCATGCGATGCGCTACGGCAACCCGTCGATTGCCAGCCAGCTCGACGCGCTCAAGGCCGAAGGCGCCACACGCATCCTGATCCTGCCGCTGTACCCGCAGTACTCGGCCACCACCACCGCCAGCGTGTTCGATGCCGTCTACCGCTGGGCCGCCCGTATCCGCCGCCTGCCCGAGTTGCGCTTTGTCAACCGCTACCACGACCACCCGGACTACATCGCCGCGCTGGCGCACAGCGTCCAGACGCACTGGCAGCAGCATGGCCGGCCCGAGCAGTTGGTGCTGAGCTTTCACGGCCTGCCCGAACGCAGCCGGCAACTGGGCGACCCCTACCACTGCGAAGTCCGCAAGACCGCCCGCCTGCTGGCCGAGCGCCTGGGCCTGGGCCAGGAGCGCTACCGCGTCAGCTTCCAGTCGCGCTTTGGCAACGCTCGATGGCTGCAACCCTACACCCGGCCCACCGTCGAGGCGCTGGGCCAGGCCGGCCTGCGCCGGGTGGACCTGGTCTGCCCGGGCTTTACCAGCGACTGCCGGGAGACGCTGGAAGAAATCGACATCGAAGTGCGCGCGGCATTCCTGCAGGCCGGCGGCAAGGAGTTTCACTACATCCGCTGCCTGAACGACAGCCCCCAATGGATCACCGCCCTGGCCTGCGTGGCACGGCAGCACCTGGCAGGCTGGCCCACCCAGCCTGCCGCCGCAGCGGCGCTGGCCGAGGCCCGCAACCACGCGCTGGCCGGCGGCGCGCCGGCGGGAAGTCGAGCCACCGGGCCGTAG